A genomic stretch from Pseudochaenichthys georgianus unplaced genomic scaffold, fPseGeo1.2 scaffold_408_arrow_ctg1, whole genome shotgun sequence includes:
- the LOC117442301 gene encoding cocaine- and amphetamine-regulated transcript protein-like — MVSRRILLLSASCWLLVAFGNSEERSPEDVIITQEERKLIEALQEVLERLKNKQLPSSERKLGWLPSCDAGEQCAVRKGARIGKLCGCPGGTVCDYIVLKCL, encoded by the exons ATGGTGAGTCGAAGGATTCTGCTCCTCAGCGCCTCCTGCTGGCTGCTCGTTGCGTTCGGAAACAGCGAAGAGCGATCGCCTGAAGACGTCATCATTACACAAGAGGAGCGAAAACTG ATTGAAGCTCTTCAGGAAGTCTTGGAGCGATTAAAGAACAAACAGCTGCCGTCGTCAGAGAGGAAGCTCGGCTGGCTTCCTTCA TGTGATGCGGGGGAGCAGTGTGCGGTGCGTAAAGGCGCGAGGATCGGGAAGTTGTGTGGATGTCCCGGAGGAACCGTCTGTGACTACATCGTCCTCAAGTGTCTGTAG